The following coding sequences are from one Lycium ferocissimum isolate CSIRO_LF1 chromosome 3, AGI_CSIRO_Lferr_CH_V1, whole genome shotgun sequence window:
- the LOC132050045 gene encoding serine carboxypeptidase-like 18 isoform X3 — translation MLQLIVFPVLLLLLCNIVSSHFIVDALPGFNGKLPFTLETGSYIGVEEEEKVQLFYLFVESERDPQNDPLMLWLTGGPGCSGLSSFLYEIGPLTFDYANSSGNLPKLELNSNSWTKVANIIFIDQPAGTGYSYAKTSEAYNCSDTLSVALTYEFLRKWLMDHPKYLKNPLYVSGDSYSGLIVTLLTRKIYNGIEVGDKPRLNIKGYIQGNALTDKYSAFNGRVKYANRMGLISDKIYQSTKENCKGNYMDVDPNNILCLNDLQRVERCLKNIRLSHILEPWCELPFLMSILQETPTNAGPWCRTNNYIYLHIWANDRAVQKALNVREETALEWVRCNASMHFRYSVKRTESYVYDVQSVIDDHRHLTSKSCRALIYSTEEWIETLKLPIVDDWEPWFVDGQVAGYKVEYSQNDYELTYATVKGAGHTAPEYKPEQCLPMVDRWFSGYPL, via the exons ATGCTACAGCTGATTGTGTTTCCAGTGCTGCTGCTACTTCTTTGCAATATAGTGTCGTCGCACTTCATCGTTGACGCTCTACCTGGCTTCAATGGAAAACTTCCATTCACACTCGAAACTGG CAGTTACATTGGTGttgaagaagaggaaaaagtgCAGCTGTTTTACTTGTTTGTAGAATCTGAGAGAGACCCACAAAATGATCCCCTCATGCTTTGGCTTACCGGAGGTCCAGGTTGCTCCGGTCTCTCTTCCTTTCTATATGAGATCG GCCCTTTAACCTTTGATTATGCAAATTCTAGTGGAAATTTACCGAAATTGGAGTTGAACTCAAATTCTTGGACCAAG GTGGCCAACATAATATTTATAGATCAACCTGCTGGCACAGGGTACTCATATGCAAAGACTTCAGAAGCTTACAACTGCAGTGATACCCTTTCTGTAGCTCTAACTTATGAGTTCCTTAGAAAG TGGCTTATGGATCATCCCAAGTATCTCAAGAATCCACTGTATGTAAGTGGTGATTCCTATTCCGGCCTTATTGTCACGCTGCTTActcgcaaaatatacaatg GTATTGAAGTTGGTGACAAGCCTCGATTGAATATCAAA GGATATATACAAGGCAATGCTCTAACAGATAAATACAGCGCCTTCAATGGTAGAGTCAAATATGCTAATCGTATGGGACTTATTTCAGATAAAATCTATCAG TCCACTAAAGAAAATTGCAAGGGGAATTACATGGACGTTGATCCAAATAACATATTATGTCTAAATGATCTTCAGAGAGTAGAAAGG TGTCTCAAGAACATACGACTGTCACATATTTTAGAACCTTGGTGTGAGCTGCCATTTTTAATGAGCATTCTCCAAGAAACTCCTACAAATGCAGGACCATGGTGTCGA acaaacaaCTACATATACTTGCATATTTGGGCAAACGATAGAGCTGTCCAGAAAGCACTAAACGTCCGTGAG GAAACAGCATTGGAGTGGGTGAGATGCAATGCAAGCATGCATTTTAGATATTCTGTGAAGAGAACCGAATCATATGTGTATGATGTCCAAAGTGTCATTGATGATCATCGGCATCTCACCAGCAAATCCTGTCGAGCTCTAATTTATAG CACAGAAGAATGGATAGAAACTTTGAAACTGCCGATTGTAGATGATTGGGAGCCTTGGTTTGTTGATGGTCAAGTTGCAGG ATACAAGGTGGAGTATTCACAAAATGATTATGAGTTGACATATGCAACTGTTAAG GGTGCGGGTCATACAGCTCCTGAATACAAGCCGGAACAATGCCTGCCCATGGTTGATAGGTGGTTTTCCGGTTACCCTCTTTAG
- the LOC132050045 gene encoding serine carboxypeptidase-like 18 isoform X1: MLQLIVFPVLLLLLCNIVSSHFIVDALPGFNGKLPFTLETGSYIGVEEEEKVQLFYLFVESERDPQNDPLMLWLTGGPGCSGLSSFLYEIGPLTFDYANSSGNLPKLELNSNSWTKVANIIFIDQPAGTGYSYAKTSEAYNCSDTLSVALTYEFLRKWLMDHPKYLKNPLYVSGDSYSGLIVTLLTRKIYNGIEVGDKPRLNIKGYIQGNALTDKYSAFNGRVKYANRMGLISDKIYQSTKENCKGNYMDVDPNNILCLNDLQRVERCLKNIRLSHILEPWCELPFLMSILQETPTNAGPWCRTNNYIYLHIWANDRAVQKALNVREETALEWVRCNASMHFRYSVKRTESYVYDVQSVIDDHRHLTSKSCRALIYSGDHDMVVPHLSTEEWIETLKLPIVDDWEPWFVDGQVAGYKVEYSQNDYELTYATVKGAGHTAPEYKPEQCLPMVDRWFSGYPL, from the exons ATGCTACAGCTGATTGTGTTTCCAGTGCTGCTGCTACTTCTTTGCAATATAGTGTCGTCGCACTTCATCGTTGACGCTCTACCTGGCTTCAATGGAAAACTTCCATTCACACTCGAAACTGG CAGTTACATTGGTGttgaagaagaggaaaaagtgCAGCTGTTTTACTTGTTTGTAGAATCTGAGAGAGACCCACAAAATGATCCCCTCATGCTTTGGCTTACCGGAGGTCCAGGTTGCTCCGGTCTCTCTTCCTTTCTATATGAGATCG GCCCTTTAACCTTTGATTATGCAAATTCTAGTGGAAATTTACCGAAATTGGAGTTGAACTCAAATTCTTGGACCAAG GTGGCCAACATAATATTTATAGATCAACCTGCTGGCACAGGGTACTCATATGCAAAGACTTCAGAAGCTTACAACTGCAGTGATACCCTTTCTGTAGCTCTAACTTATGAGTTCCTTAGAAAG TGGCTTATGGATCATCCCAAGTATCTCAAGAATCCACTGTATGTAAGTGGTGATTCCTATTCCGGCCTTATTGTCACGCTGCTTActcgcaaaatatacaatg GTATTGAAGTTGGTGACAAGCCTCGATTGAATATCAAA GGATATATACAAGGCAATGCTCTAACAGATAAATACAGCGCCTTCAATGGTAGAGTCAAATATGCTAATCGTATGGGACTTATTTCAGATAAAATCTATCAG TCCACTAAAGAAAATTGCAAGGGGAATTACATGGACGTTGATCCAAATAACATATTATGTCTAAATGATCTTCAGAGAGTAGAAAGG TGTCTCAAGAACATACGACTGTCACATATTTTAGAACCTTGGTGTGAGCTGCCATTTTTAATGAGCATTCTCCAAGAAACTCCTACAAATGCAGGACCATGGTGTCGA acaaacaaCTACATATACTTGCATATTTGGGCAAACGATAGAGCTGTCCAGAAAGCACTAAACGTCCGTGAG GAAACAGCATTGGAGTGGGTGAGATGCAATGCAAGCATGCATTTTAGATATTCTGTGAAGAGAACCGAATCATATGTGTATGATGTCCAAAGTGTCATTGATGATCATCGGCATCTCACCAGCAAATCCTGTCGAGCTCTAATTTATAG TGGTGACCATGACATGGTTGTTCCTCATTTGAGCACAGAAGAATGGATAGAAACTTTGAAACTGCCGATTGTAGATGATTGGGAGCCTTGGTTTGTTGATGGTCAAGTTGCAGG ATACAAGGTGGAGTATTCACAAAATGATTATGAGTTGACATATGCAACTGTTAAG GGTGCGGGTCATACAGCTCCTGAATACAAGCCGGAACAATGCCTGCCCATGGTTGATAGGTGGTTTTCCGGTTACCCTCTTTAG
- the LOC132050045 gene encoding serine carboxypeptidase-like 18 isoform X2, producing MLQLIVFPVLLLLLCNIVSSHFIVDALPGFNGKLPFTLETGYIGVEEEEKVQLFYLFVESERDPQNDPLMLWLTGGPGCSGLSSFLYEIGPLTFDYANSSGNLPKLELNSNSWTKVANIIFIDQPAGTGYSYAKTSEAYNCSDTLSVALTYEFLRKWLMDHPKYLKNPLYVSGDSYSGLIVTLLTRKIYNGIEVGDKPRLNIKGYIQGNALTDKYSAFNGRVKYANRMGLISDKIYQSTKENCKGNYMDVDPNNILCLNDLQRVERCLKNIRLSHILEPWCELPFLMSILQETPTNAGPWCRTNNYIYLHIWANDRAVQKALNVREETALEWVRCNASMHFRYSVKRTESYVYDVQSVIDDHRHLTSKSCRALIYSGDHDMVVPHLSTEEWIETLKLPIVDDWEPWFVDGQVAGYKVEYSQNDYELTYATVKGAGHTAPEYKPEQCLPMVDRWFSGYPL from the exons ATGCTACAGCTGATTGTGTTTCCAGTGCTGCTGCTACTTCTTTGCAATATAGTGTCGTCGCACTTCATCGTTGACGCTCTACCTGGCTTCAATGGAAAACTTCCATTCACACTCGAAACTGG TTACATTGGTGttgaagaagaggaaaaagtgCAGCTGTTTTACTTGTTTGTAGAATCTGAGAGAGACCCACAAAATGATCCCCTCATGCTTTGGCTTACCGGAGGTCCAGGTTGCTCCGGTCTCTCTTCCTTTCTATATGAGATCG GCCCTTTAACCTTTGATTATGCAAATTCTAGTGGAAATTTACCGAAATTGGAGTTGAACTCAAATTCTTGGACCAAG GTGGCCAACATAATATTTATAGATCAACCTGCTGGCACAGGGTACTCATATGCAAAGACTTCAGAAGCTTACAACTGCAGTGATACCCTTTCTGTAGCTCTAACTTATGAGTTCCTTAGAAAG TGGCTTATGGATCATCCCAAGTATCTCAAGAATCCACTGTATGTAAGTGGTGATTCCTATTCCGGCCTTATTGTCACGCTGCTTActcgcaaaatatacaatg GTATTGAAGTTGGTGACAAGCCTCGATTGAATATCAAA GGATATATACAAGGCAATGCTCTAACAGATAAATACAGCGCCTTCAATGGTAGAGTCAAATATGCTAATCGTATGGGACTTATTTCAGATAAAATCTATCAG TCCACTAAAGAAAATTGCAAGGGGAATTACATGGACGTTGATCCAAATAACATATTATGTCTAAATGATCTTCAGAGAGTAGAAAGG TGTCTCAAGAACATACGACTGTCACATATTTTAGAACCTTGGTGTGAGCTGCCATTTTTAATGAGCATTCTCCAAGAAACTCCTACAAATGCAGGACCATGGTGTCGA acaaacaaCTACATATACTTGCATATTTGGGCAAACGATAGAGCTGTCCAGAAAGCACTAAACGTCCGTGAG GAAACAGCATTGGAGTGGGTGAGATGCAATGCAAGCATGCATTTTAGATATTCTGTGAAGAGAACCGAATCATATGTGTATGATGTCCAAAGTGTCATTGATGATCATCGGCATCTCACCAGCAAATCCTGTCGAGCTCTAATTTATAG TGGTGACCATGACATGGTTGTTCCTCATTTGAGCACAGAAGAATGGATAGAAACTTTGAAACTGCCGATTGTAGATGATTGGGAGCCTTGGTTTGTTGATGGTCAAGTTGCAGG ATACAAGGTGGAGTATTCACAAAATGATTATGAGTTGACATATGCAACTGTTAAG GGTGCGGGTCATACAGCTCCTGAATACAAGCCGGAACAATGCCTGCCCATGGTTGATAGGTGGTTTTCCGGTTACCCTCTTTAG
- the LOC132051031 gene encoding protein MAIN-LIKE 1-like, translating into MVEQWRPKTHTFHLRTGEATITLQDVEVLFGLRVDGEPLYTRYEPPPGRTWVTELTRLTHFVPDAAAQISGQSRVQISALCTYLEGLDPVMDDTQQDVVDRHARLYLLIIFGGILFPNSSGAFVSLRYLVFLEHLDRLGDYSWGGAVLAYLYRCLCRASIGAVSDVCGFFALLQLWAWERMLPFQPVPRHHLEIDMPYARRWTTGFDRDVDTHHSILPFRDQLDHMTDDAVKLFNFTLLI; encoded by the exons ATGGTTGAGCAGTGGAGACCGAagacacataccttccatcttcgcaccggtgaggccacgattacacttcaggatgtggaggtcctctttggattgcgggtagatggagagccaTTATACACTCGGTACGAGCCTCCTCCTGGTAGGACATGGGTGacggagttgactaggctcacccactTCGTGCCTGATGCCGCGGCCCAGATCTCGGGACAAAGTCGGGTTCAGATTAGTGCACTCTGCACTTATTTGGAAGGTCTGGATCCCGTTATGGACGACACCCAGCAGGACGTTGTTGATCGTCATGCCCGTTTGTACCTGCTtattatattcgggggcatcttgttcccgaaCTCATCGGGTGCCTTTGTCAGTTTACGTTATTTGGTTTTCTTGGAGCATCTGGACCGCTTGGGAGACTACAGCTGGGGCGGTGCTGTTTTGGCGTATCTTTACAGATGCCTATGCCGAGCGTCTATTGGTGCTGTCAGcgatgtgtgtggattttttgctcttctccag TTATGGGCGTGGGAGAGGATGCTGCCTTTTCAGCCCGTACCTAGGCATCACCTCGAGATTGACATGCCTTATGCGAGGAGGTGGACAACGGGTTTTGACCGGGATGTGGATACGCACCACAGTATTCTTCCATTCCGGGACCAGCTTGATCACATGACGGACGATGCggtaaaactatttaactttacattattaatttaa
- the LOC132050045 gene encoding serine carboxypeptidase-like 18 isoform X4, whose amino-acid sequence MLQLIVFPVLLLLLCNIVSSHFIVDALPGFNGKLPFTLETGSYIGVEEEEKVQLFYLFVESERDPQNDPLMLWLTGGPGCSGLSSFLYEIGPLTFDYANSSGNLPKLELNSNSWTKVANIIFIDQPAGTGYSYAKTSEAYNCSDTLSVALTYEFLRKWLMDHPKYLKNPLYVSGDSYSGLIVTLLTRKIYNGIEVGDKPRLNIKGYIQGNALTDKYSAFNGRVKYANRMGLISDKIYQSTKENCKGNYMDVDPNNILCLNDLQRVERCLKNIRLSHILEPWCELPFLMSILQETPTNAGPWCRTNNYIYLHIWANDRAVQKALNVREETALEWVRCNASMHFRYSVKRTESYVYDVQSVIDDHRHLTSKSCRALIYSGDHDMVVPHLSTEEWIETLKLPIVDDWEPWFVDGQVAGYKVEYSQNDYELTYATVKVRTTP is encoded by the exons ATGCTACAGCTGATTGTGTTTCCAGTGCTGCTGCTACTTCTTTGCAATATAGTGTCGTCGCACTTCATCGTTGACGCTCTACCTGGCTTCAATGGAAAACTTCCATTCACACTCGAAACTGG CAGTTACATTGGTGttgaagaagaggaaaaagtgCAGCTGTTTTACTTGTTTGTAGAATCTGAGAGAGACCCACAAAATGATCCCCTCATGCTTTGGCTTACCGGAGGTCCAGGTTGCTCCGGTCTCTCTTCCTTTCTATATGAGATCG GCCCTTTAACCTTTGATTATGCAAATTCTAGTGGAAATTTACCGAAATTGGAGTTGAACTCAAATTCTTGGACCAAG GTGGCCAACATAATATTTATAGATCAACCTGCTGGCACAGGGTACTCATATGCAAAGACTTCAGAAGCTTACAACTGCAGTGATACCCTTTCTGTAGCTCTAACTTATGAGTTCCTTAGAAAG TGGCTTATGGATCATCCCAAGTATCTCAAGAATCCACTGTATGTAAGTGGTGATTCCTATTCCGGCCTTATTGTCACGCTGCTTActcgcaaaatatacaatg GTATTGAAGTTGGTGACAAGCCTCGATTGAATATCAAA GGATATATACAAGGCAATGCTCTAACAGATAAATACAGCGCCTTCAATGGTAGAGTCAAATATGCTAATCGTATGGGACTTATTTCAGATAAAATCTATCAG TCCACTAAAGAAAATTGCAAGGGGAATTACATGGACGTTGATCCAAATAACATATTATGTCTAAATGATCTTCAGAGAGTAGAAAGG TGTCTCAAGAACATACGACTGTCACATATTTTAGAACCTTGGTGTGAGCTGCCATTTTTAATGAGCATTCTCCAAGAAACTCCTACAAATGCAGGACCATGGTGTCGA acaaacaaCTACATATACTTGCATATTTGGGCAAACGATAGAGCTGTCCAGAAAGCACTAAACGTCCGTGAG GAAACAGCATTGGAGTGGGTGAGATGCAATGCAAGCATGCATTTTAGATATTCTGTGAAGAGAACCGAATCATATGTGTATGATGTCCAAAGTGTCATTGATGATCATCGGCATCTCACCAGCAAATCCTGTCGAGCTCTAATTTATAG TGGTGACCATGACATGGTTGTTCCTCATTTGAGCACAGAAGAATGGATAGAAACTTTGAAACTGCCGATTGTAGATGATTGGGAGCCTTGGTTTGTTGATGGTCAAGTTGCAGG ATACAAGGTGGAGTATTCACAAAATGATTATGAGTTGACATATGCAACTGTTAAG
- the LOC132050045 gene encoding serine carboxypeptidase-like 18 isoform X5: MLQLIVFPVLLLLLCNIVSSHFIVDALPGFNGKLPFTLETGSYIGVEEEEKVQLFYLFVESERDPQNDPLMLWLTGGPGCSGLSSFLYEIGPLTFDYANSSGNLPKLELNSNSWTKVANIIFIDQPAGTGYSYAKTSEAYNCSDTLSVALTYEFLRKWLMDHPKYLKNPLYVSGDSYSGLIVTLLTRKIYNGIEVGDKPRLNIKGYIQGNALTDKYSAFNGRVKYANRMGLISDKIYQSTKENCKGNYMDVDPNNILCLNDLQRVERCLKNIRLSHILEPWCELPFLMSILQETPTNAGPWCRTNNYIYLHIWANDRAVQKALNVREETALEWVRCNASMHFRYSVKRTESYVYDVQSVIDDHRHLTSKSCRALIYRYKVEYSQNDYELTYATVKGAGHTAPEYKPEQCLPMVDRWFSGYPL; the protein is encoded by the exons ATGCTACAGCTGATTGTGTTTCCAGTGCTGCTGCTACTTCTTTGCAATATAGTGTCGTCGCACTTCATCGTTGACGCTCTACCTGGCTTCAATGGAAAACTTCCATTCACACTCGAAACTGG CAGTTACATTGGTGttgaagaagaggaaaaagtgCAGCTGTTTTACTTGTTTGTAGAATCTGAGAGAGACCCACAAAATGATCCCCTCATGCTTTGGCTTACCGGAGGTCCAGGTTGCTCCGGTCTCTCTTCCTTTCTATATGAGATCG GCCCTTTAACCTTTGATTATGCAAATTCTAGTGGAAATTTACCGAAATTGGAGTTGAACTCAAATTCTTGGACCAAG GTGGCCAACATAATATTTATAGATCAACCTGCTGGCACAGGGTACTCATATGCAAAGACTTCAGAAGCTTACAACTGCAGTGATACCCTTTCTGTAGCTCTAACTTATGAGTTCCTTAGAAAG TGGCTTATGGATCATCCCAAGTATCTCAAGAATCCACTGTATGTAAGTGGTGATTCCTATTCCGGCCTTATTGTCACGCTGCTTActcgcaaaatatacaatg GTATTGAAGTTGGTGACAAGCCTCGATTGAATATCAAA GGATATATACAAGGCAATGCTCTAACAGATAAATACAGCGCCTTCAATGGTAGAGTCAAATATGCTAATCGTATGGGACTTATTTCAGATAAAATCTATCAG TCCACTAAAGAAAATTGCAAGGGGAATTACATGGACGTTGATCCAAATAACATATTATGTCTAAATGATCTTCAGAGAGTAGAAAGG TGTCTCAAGAACATACGACTGTCACATATTTTAGAACCTTGGTGTGAGCTGCCATTTTTAATGAGCATTCTCCAAGAAACTCCTACAAATGCAGGACCATGGTGTCGA acaaacaaCTACATATACTTGCATATTTGGGCAAACGATAGAGCTGTCCAGAAAGCACTAAACGTCCGTGAG GAAACAGCATTGGAGTGGGTGAGATGCAATGCAAGCATGCATTTTAGATATTCTGTGAAGAGAACCGAATCATATGTGTATGATGTCCAAAGTGTCATTGATGATCATCGGCATCTCACCAGCAAATCCTGTCGAGCTCTAATTTATAG ATACAAGGTGGAGTATTCACAAAATGATTATGAGTTGACATATGCAACTGTTAAG GGTGCGGGTCATACAGCTCCTGAATACAAGCCGGAACAATGCCTGCCCATGGTTGATAGGTGGTTTTCCGGTTACCCTCTTTAG